In Populus nigra chromosome 1, ddPopNigr1.1, whole genome shotgun sequence, one genomic interval encodes:
- the LOC133676176 gene encoding ubiquitin-conjugating enzyme E2 34-like, which produces MAEKSCVKRLQKEYRALCKEPVSHVVARPSPSDILEWHYVLEGSEGTPFAGGYYYGKIKFPPEYPYKPPGIIMITPNGRFMTQKKICLSMSDFHPESWNPMWSVSSILTGLLSFMTDNSPTTGSVNTTAADKRRLAKDSLAFNCKNAAFRKLFPEYVEKHDQELHSEQHVSSQAPQEDKSRAKLEKHGDSSVEDAKRVDAPKDERRNRKQPFPTWMMLLLVSIFGVVMALPLLQL; this is translated from the exons ATGGCTGAGAAATCGTGTGTCAAGCGACTCCAGAAGGAATATAGAGCTCTCTGTAAa GAACCAGTCTCTCATGTTGTTGCCCGTCCTTCTCCAAGTGACATTCTTGAATGGC ATTATGTGTTGGAGGGAAGTGAAGGAACACCTTTTGCAG GTGGATATTATTATGGAAAAATCAAGTTTCCTCCAGAGTATCCCTATAAACCTCCTGGAATCAT TATGATCACTCCCAATGGGCGATTCATGACTCAAAAGAAAATATGCTTATCCATGAGTGATT TTCATCCAGAGAGTTGGAACCCCATGTGGTCTGTATCAAG TATACTTACAGGGCTTCTTTCTTTCATG ACGGACAACAGTCCTACCACAGGAAGTGTGAACACTACTGCTGCTGATAAGCGACGCCTAGCAAAGGATTCTCTTGCTTTCAATTGTAAGAA TGCTGCATTCAGGAAATTGTTTCCCGAGTATGTGGAGAAGCATGACCAGGAGCTGCACTCTGAGCAGCATGTTTCATCACAGGCACCACAAGAAGATAAATCCAGAGCCAAATTGGAAAAGCACGGTGATTCTTCAGTGGAAGATGCGAAAAGAGTAGATGCCCCAAAGGATGAGAGAAGAAACAGGAAGCAGCCATTTCCAACCTGGATGATGTTGTTGCTGGTTTCGATCTTTGGTGTTGTGATGGCGCTGCCTCTGCTTCAACTTTGA